From the Streptococcus oralis ATCC 35037 genome, one window contains:
- the rpsQ gene encoding 30S ribosomal protein S17, whose product MERNNRKVLVGRVVSDKMDKTITVVVETKRNHPVYGKRINYSKKYKAHDENNVAKEGDIVRIMETRPLSATKRFRLVEVVEEAVII is encoded by the coding sequence ATGGAACGCAATAATCGTAAGGTTCTTGTTGGACGTGTTGTATCTGACAAAATGGACAAGACAATCACAGTTGTAGTTGAAACAAAACGTAACCACCCAGTCTATGGTAAACGTATTAACTACTCTAAGAAATACAAAGCACATGATGAAAACAATGTTGCCAAAGAAGGCGATATCGTACGTATCATGGAAACTCGTCCGCTTTCAGCTACAAAACGTTTTCGTCTTGTAGAAGTTGTTGAAGAAGCGGTCATCATCTAA
- the rpmC gene encoding 50S ribosomal protein L29, with protein MKLNEVKEFVKELRGLSQEELAKRENELKKELFELRFQAATGQLEQTARLKEVKKQIARIKTVQSEAK; from the coding sequence ATGAAACTTAATGAAGTAAAAGAATTTGTTAAAGAACTTCGTGGTCTTTCTCAAGAAGAACTCGCGAAGCGCGAAAACGAATTGAAAAAAGAATTGTTTGAACTTCGTTTCCAAGCTGCTACTGGTCAATTGGAACAAACAGCTCGCTTGAAAGAAGTTAAAAAACAAATCGCTCGTATCAAGACAGTTCAATCTGAAGCGAAATAA